One Pyrofollis japonicus DNA window includes the following coding sequences:
- a CDS encoding acylphosphatase: MVRAYLRIYGRVQGVFFRATMKEVADQHGVKGWVRNMPDGSVEAVLEGPREAVEKVIEWAHHGPPLARVRKVVIVWEPYRGEFEEFYIRYDTEPYVPRELKREIHELE, encoded by the coding sequence ATGGTTAGGGCGTATCTACGCATCTATGGCAGGGTGCAAGGAGTGTTCTTCCGAGCCACTATGAAGGAGGTTGCCGACCAGCATGGCGTCAAGGGCTGGGTACGCAACATGCCCGACGGAAGCGTTGAAGCCGTGCTTGAGGGGCCTAGAGAGGCCGTGGAGAAGGTGATTGAGTGGGCCCACCACGGCCCACCGCTGGCGCGCGTACGGAAGGTGGTCATAGTCTGGGAGCCCTATAGGGGCGAGTTTGAAGAGTTCTATATACGCTACGACACGGAGCCGTACGTGCCCCGGGAGCTGAAGAGGGAGATCCACGAACTAGAGTAG
- a CDS encoding aldo/keto reductase: MSRHLSCVAVFLAVLAETCLGKRCELRVSGIGIGFWQAGGRLWGRYGLREAVEVIGAALEHGIVLFDTAEIYGNGRSEKLLGEALRKLRSLGEAVIVTKVAGFRVTWNGFRKAVEGSVRRLGRRPDIVLYHWPPPWPFTVCRVVKLLEKLVEHGLTSYIGVSNFNAADLEEAAHCAKRHEILVDQVHYSLAHRVPEKRLIPLAQRLGVRIMAWGPLAKGALAGKTKPDNAARMLDPVFLRAARDKRLQEALETIERKHGVSKAVIALAWLIAKKAIPVVGARRRKHVEDAARAATLKLREEDVRVLDKASSRYLGRADYSELRFNRAIPPPLQWFTYKLLLRGI; encoded by the coding sequence TTGTCTCGGCATCTTAGCTGCGTAGCGGTGTTCTTGGCCGTGCTCGCTGAGACGTGTCTCGGCAAGAGGTGCGAGCTAAGGGTATCCGGTATAGGTATTGGTTTTTGGCAGGCTGGGGGCAGGCTCTGGGGGAGGTACGGGCTAAGAGAAGCTGTTGAGGTAATTGGCGCTGCGCTTGAGCACGGCATAGTTCTCTTCGACACCGCCGAGATCTATGGTAACGGTAGGAGCGAGAAGCTGCTAGGAGAGGCACTTAGAAAGCTAAGAAGCCTCGGAGAAGCAGTAATTGTTACCAAGGTTGCAGGGTTCCGGGTGACGTGGAACGGGTTCCGGAAGGCCGTAGAGGGTTCAGTGCGCAGGCTTGGGCGCCGCCCCGATATCGTGCTCTATCATTGGCCTCCTCCCTGGCCCTTCACAGTGTGCAGGGTTGTGAAGCTGCTTGAGAAGCTCGTTGAGCACGGATTGACAAGCTATATCGGTGTCAGCAATTTCAACGCTGCTGACCTCGAGGAGGCCGCGCACTGCGCTAAGAGGCACGAGATACTAGTAGACCAGGTCCACTATAGCCTCGCGCACCGCGTCCCGGAGAAGAGGCTCATACCGCTGGCGCAAAGGCTAGGAGTAAGGATTATGGCGTGGGGGCCCCTGGCCAAGGGCGCTCTAGCAGGGAAGACAAAGCCGGACAATGCTGCAAGGATGCTTGACCCTGTCTTCCTCCGAGCTGCTCGCGACAAGAGGCTACAAGAAGCCTTAGAGACTATTGAAAGGAAGCACGGAGTCTCAAAGGCCGTGATTGCACTAGCGTGGCTTATCGCTAAGAAGGCTATCCCGGTCGTGGGTGCCCGGAGGAGAAAGCACGTAGAGGATGCAGCAAGGGCAGCAACGCTGAAGCTCAGAGAAGAAGATGTAAGAGTCCTCGACAAGGCATCTTCCCGCTACCTCGGAAGAGCAGATTACAGCGAGCTACGCTTCAATAGAGCAATACCGCCCCCGCTGCAATGGTTCACCTATAAGCTGCTTCTGAGAGGAATATAA
- a CDS encoding DUF4234 domain-containing protein produces MSNDYYSIYVEPVKSIVEKGKQADKIIPSWLPVLSFLIQITGSFILFSVAVSLAQRASITPLYSIELSHEEELRIKAGYTLITLGALLFISLLYILIRRRDDHFSRSLELMEHVKDSLRAAGLANNLAKMEEILTRLKILGERNPGLWVTTYLVVSLFSGILGWSILFWLQLLVLIYILHFLTSDFAKHEEYERQFFYEVRKTLWSRQIDFEPPQITIEPRNTLVYAIASLITLGLFTIYWLYVVTADPNKHFYEHRRFEPSLIEALEQLFSRPITS; encoded by the coding sequence ATGAGCAACGACTACTACTCCATATACGTTGAGCCCGTCAAAAGCATTGTTGAAAAAGGGAAACAAGCCGACAAGATTATACCCAGCTGGCTCCCCGTCCTATCATTCCTCATACAAATTACTGGATCCTTCATACTGTTCAGCGTCGCGGTATCCCTTGCACAGAGGGCATCAATAACGCCCCTCTACAGCATAGAATTATCGCACGAAGAAGAACTCAGAATCAAAGCAGGATACACATTAATCACACTTGGCGCGCTTCTCTTCATATCACTCCTATATATACTTATCAGGCGCAGAGATGATCACTTTAGTAGATCACTTGAGCTAATGGAACACGTTAAGGACAGTCTTAGGGCAGCAGGCTTAGCCAACAACCTTGCAAAAATGGAGGAAATTCTCACAAGGCTGAAAATCCTCGGGGAAAGAAACCCAGGGCTCTGGGTAACCACGTACCTCGTAGTGAGCCTATTCTCGGGAATACTTGGATGGTCAATACTATTCTGGCTCCAACTACTCGTCCTCATATACATCCTCCACTTCCTGACAAGCGATTTCGCAAAACACGAGGAATACGAGCGACAATTCTTCTACGAGGTACGGAAAACCCTATGGAGCCGTCAAATAGATTTTGAGCCTCCCCAGATAACTATTGAGCCTCGAAACACACTCGTCTACGCAATAGCCTCGCTAATTACACTCGGCTTGTTCACTATTTATTGGCTCTACGTAGTCACAGCTGACCCCAATAAGCACTTCTACGAGCATAGACGCTTCGAGCCAAGCCTAATAGAAGCCCTGGAACAATTATTCTCGAGACCGATTACCAGCTAG
- a CDS encoding L-threonylcarbamoyladenylate synthase: MVKPIVIRVDPLKPEKNRLLRAAEAARKGMLVVYPTDTVYGLGTNPFDEKAVLRVYEAKKRPPTRPLPVLVSGPEAAENLVKVTEKARILMEEFWPGPLTIVLPAKPGVPRALHAGTGKIGVRMPNHRVALLLIELAGGALVGTSANLHRHEPPRTAEEALRQLNGAVDVVVDAGPAPGGIPSTVVELENGKVKLIREGPIKLRDIEARLI, from the coding sequence ATGGTAAAACCTATTGTGATTCGTGTAGATCCCCTGAAGCCCGAGAAGAATAGATTACTTAGAGCAGCCGAGGCGGCGAGGAAAGGCATGCTGGTTGTCTATCCGACAGACACTGTTTACGGCCTAGGGACTAACCCCTTCGACGAGAAAGCCGTCCTCCGGGTCTACGAGGCGAAGAAGCGGCCTCCTACACGACCACTACCAGTACTCGTCTCAGGCCCCGAGGCTGCTGAGAACCTGGTAAAGGTTACGGAGAAAGCACGTATACTCATGGAGGAGTTTTGGCCAGGCCCACTAACCATAGTCTTGCCCGCAAAACCAGGGGTCCCGCGCGCCCTTCACGCGGGGACAGGGAAGATAGGAGTAAGGATGCCGAATCACCGAGTAGCGTTGCTCCTCATAGAGCTTGCTGGCGGAGCACTTGTAGGCACGAGCGCTAATCTACACAGGCATGAGCCGCCACGTACAGCCGAGGAAGCGCTACGTCAGCTCAATGGGGCGGTAGATGTAGTTGTTGATGCGGGCCCGGCTCCGGGAGGGATACCATCAACAGTTGTAGAGCTGGAGAACGGTAAGGTTAAGCTGATCCGGGAGGGTCCCATAAAGCTTAGAGATATCGAGGCAAGACTTATATAG
- a CDS encoding lysine exporter LysO family protein, translated as MNEIVVALLMGMFFGLVALRTGHSTIVKRICEGSVIVSAFAVIFLVGVLSGIRLRELAQIIEALGLSLFFSIATTLSSLVAALPITRLYVSKASRQGGDGEGGKRSGSILVFTPLRSVLVLVTGWVIGFLISEFLPYAFVSNTLTHLVAVLVFAASAVIAFEARGFSKSQRLVVAGIVLAASTMLVSGLSAAVLSLAFGIPFRVGMAIGSASGWYSLAGPLLAKIDPLYGIIGFFANMFRESMHILLYPFIAKRGLGVPAVAMGGATSMDTGLPVIIVYGGSEAAIIGMVQGIAITLSAPFVLSITLGAG; from the coding sequence TTGAACGAGATTGTTGTGGCACTATTGATGGGAATGTTCTTTGGACTAGTAGCGTTAAGGACGGGGCACAGCACTATTGTAAAGAGAATTTGTGAGGGCAGTGTTATCGTAAGCGCGTTTGCTGTTATTTTCCTCGTGGGAGTGCTCTCCGGTATTAGGCTTAGAGAACTGGCACAGATAATTGAGGCGCTCGGGCTGAGCCTCTTCTTCTCAATTGCTACGACCCTTTCTAGCTTAGTCGCTGCTTTGCCGATAACACGGCTCTACGTCTCCAAGGCTAGTCGTCAGGGCGGCGACGGGGAGGGAGGCAAGAGGAGTGGTAGTATACTCGTCTTCACGCCTTTGCGCAGTGTACTCGTCTTAGTCACGGGCTGGGTTATCGGCTTTCTTATAAGCGAGTTCCTCCCGTACGCATTCGTGAGTAACACGCTTACTCACTTAGTAGCTGTGCTTGTATTCGCGGCTTCGGCCGTCATAGCGTTCGAGGCCCGCGGCTTTTCTAAGAGCCAGCGCCTAGTAGTGGCGGGTATTGTACTCGCGGCCTCAACGATGCTTGTGAGTGGCCTCAGTGCTGCCGTGCTCTCCTTGGCTTTTGGCATTCCTTTCCGTGTGGGGATGGCTATCGGGTCTGCGTCTGGCTGGTATAGCCTAGCTGGTCCCCTCTTGGCAAAGATAGATCCCCTTTACGGCATTATAGGGTTCTTTGCAAACATGTTCAGAGAATCAATGCACATACTCCTATACCCATTCATTGCCAAGCGCGGCCTAGGAGTACCAGCCGTAGCTATGGGTGGGGCCACGTCAATGGACACGGGGCTCCCAGTAATAATAGTGTATGGTGGATCGGAGGCAGCAATTATTGGAATGGTTCAGGGAATAGCCATAACCTTATCAGCACCCTTCGTCCTCTCAATAACCCTGGGTGCAGGCTAA
- a CDS encoding B3/B4 domain-containing protein has protein sequence MNNNETDICRDLEKLLHVDNAAAALGIRVAFSASWGKAVEELSGEPLRGEEEALMNYLRSRYRLEELKDDPIVRAYRDFYWRIGIDPTKTRPSSEALVRRALRGSWPRINPVVDAGNIASAKFMVPVGLYDLDSFVPPARIVLARGDEVFEPIGGRKETVRENAPIMIDKRGVVMHLYPHRDSRITMIRNSTRRILIVAAGVPRVNTERLVATVEEVKRLLGRLGWQSCKETIVKP, from the coding sequence TTGAACAATAATGAGACCGATATTTGCAGGGATCTTGAAAAGCTACTACATGTTGACAACGCTGCGGCTGCTCTTGGCATAAGAGTCGCGTTCTCCGCTTCCTGGGGCAAGGCTGTTGAAGAACTGAGCGGCGAGCCTCTAAGAGGCGAAGAAGAGGCGCTAATGAACTACCTTAGATCAAGGTACAGGCTCGAGGAGCTAAAGGACGACCCTATTGTCCGCGCTTATCGCGACTTCTATTGGAGGATAGGAATAGATCCAACGAAGACCCGGCCCAGCAGTGAGGCCCTGGTGCGTAGGGCTCTCCGCGGTTCATGGCCGCGCATAAACCCGGTTGTTGATGCAGGAAATATCGCGTCCGCGAAATTCATGGTTCCTGTCGGCCTCTATGATCTAGACTCGTTTGTTCCGCCGGCCCGAATAGTGTTAGCGAGAGGAGATGAGGTTTTTGAGCCGATAGGAGGCAGGAAGGAAACTGTCCGAGAGAACGCACCAATAATGATTGATAAACGTGGCGTTGTGATGCACTTGTATCCGCACAGAGATAGCAGAATTACAATGATAAGGAACTCTACGAGAAGGATATTGATTGTTGCAGCAGGGGTGCCCCGGGTAAACACGGAGAGGCTAGTGGCGACAGTTGAGGAGGTTAAGAGGCTGCTTGGGAGGCTTGGCTGGCAGAGCTGCAAGGAAACCATTGTTAAACCCTAG